The following proteins come from a genomic window of Triticum aestivum cultivar Chinese Spring chromosome 6A, IWGSC CS RefSeq v2.1, whole genome shotgun sequence:
- the LOC123127829 gene encoding ethylene-responsive transcription factor ERF054 has protein sequence MDVADSGGGVRGRERRWKGKAASSAAEKQQQQQLAPVLEDAPAAALLPPLKKMRSPDCRLRRSVSSLSSAPASPDSSSVSNPLSPPATSLPPHVSSTRQILPFAYDPSPAAAPRLLQLLRYSSSLYQQPMLPQQLQQQQQQHTPSQHPQMISFGDAQQQQQLEAAAALIPPHYMAPEALRYWSAALNLSPRGVLGGVVPPALYQHLLRPPGPAKLYRGVRQRHWGKWVAEIRLPRNRTRMWLGTFDTAEDAAMAYDREAFKLRGENARLNFPDLFLGKGRSGGSGRTSASAAASASSSSTSAPPTPDETHAQQAQLLLQREQQQQHTDEQANIRQKPLLSAAEQGGLPEPEQNPQLQNAEQQCSDGSTAMMQQAPVTPGGVWGPADDAWFSAWGPGSSVWDYDMDSAHGLLLQSRFAGDQAGMDYVPTAPEAHVAPAAGTGTACAAPPSPLPPRPPFMWKD, from the coding sequence ATGGATGTGGCGGATAGTGGTGGCGGTGTCCGCGGGCGCGAGCGGAGATGGAAGGGGAAGGCCGCGAGCTCGGCGGcggagaagcagcagcagcagcagctggcgcCGGTTTTAGAAGACGCGCCGGCGGCCGCATTGCTCCCGCCGCTGAAGAAGATGCGGAGCCCCGACTGCCGCCTCCGCCGCTCCGTGTCCTCGCTGTCGTCGGCTCCTGCTTCCCCTGACTCCTCCTCTGTTTCCAACCCCCTCTCGCCGCCCGCGACGTCCTTGCCGCCCCACGTGTCGTCGACGCGGCAGATACTCCCGTTCGCGTACGATCCGTCCCCCGCGGCGGCACCGAGGCTCCTGCAGCTGTTGCGGTACTCCTCCAGCTTGTACCAGCAACCCATGCTGCCGCAgcagctccagcagcagcagcagcagcacacaccttctcagcatccgcagatgatatccttcggcgatgcccagcagcagcagcagttggaggcggcggcggccttgATCCCGCCGCACTACATGGCGCCGGAGGCGCTGCGCTACTGGAGCGCGGCCCTGAACCTGAGTCCGCGAGGCGTGCTTGGCGGGGTCGTGCCGCCAGCGCTGTACCAGCACCTGCTGCGGCCGCCTGGCCCGGCCAAGCTGTACCGCGGCGTGCGCCAGCGTCACTGGGGAAAGTGGGTGGCGGAGATCCGCCTGCCGCGGAACCGCACGCGCATGtggctcggcaccttcgacaccgccgAGGACGCCGCCATGGCGTACGATCGCGAGGCCTTCAAGCTGCGCGGCGAGAACGCGCGGCTCAACTTCCCCGACCTCTTTCTCGGCAAAGGCCGCTCCGGCGGCAGCGGCCGCACCAGCGCCAGCGCCGcggcgtcggcctcctcctcctccacgtcCGCTCCGCCGACGCCGGACGAGACCCATGCGCAGCAAGCTCAGCTGCTGCTCCAGCGTGAACAGCAGCAGCAACACACGGACGAGCAAGCGAACATTAGACAGAAACCTCTGCTCTCCGCAGCAGAGCAGGGCGGCCTCCCGGAACCAGAGCAAAATCCTCAGCTCCAGAACGCAGAGCAACAATGCAGCGACGGCAGCACGGCCATGATGCAGCAGGCTCCAGTGACCCCCGGCGGCGTCTGGGGCCCCGCCGACGACGCATGGTTCAGCGCGTGGGGCCCGGGCAGCTCTGTCTGGGACTACGACATGGACAGCGCCCACGGCCTCTTACTCCAGTCTCGCTTCGCCGGTGATCAGGCCGGCATGGATTACGTCCCCACTGCGCCGGAAGCCCACGTGGCACCGGCGGCAGGGACAGGCACGGCCTGTGCCGCTCCCCCttctcctctccctcctcgtccTCCCTTCATGTGGAAGGACTAG